The Benincasa hispida cultivar B227 chromosome 11, ASM972705v1, whole genome shotgun sequence genome has a segment encoding these proteins:
- the LOC120091413 gene encoding serine/threonine-protein kinase ATG1c-like, with amino-acid sequence MAHSTGRTRVVADYLVGRQIGSGSFSVVWHARHRVHGTEVAIKEISMSRLSKKLQDSLMSEIFILKRINHPNIIRLFDIIEVPGKIHLVLEYCKGGDLSFYIQQRHGRIPEAIAKYFMQQLAAGLKILRDNNLIHRDLKPQNLLLSTSGDNSVLKIADFGFARSLQPRGLAETLCGSPLYMAPEIMQLQKYDAKADLWSVGAILFQLVTGRTPFTGNNQIQLLQNIVKSTELQFPSDINDLSFDCKDLCRKLLRRNPVERLTFEEFFKHPFLCANQPDESLRSKRSSRLLDEFPFSESDPASKMEENSQDDYLPFSLDDDSSGPEGSPSSIRNRSSVKSTYGFSPDKKVNRGTRDTTSRYSSIPDKMESATLISDTRVQLERDVHSDRSLNDVLRSVNRRSVNNRPRVVDSLEPIDQDYVIVSGPPMDDASSTLASGSKPIPSRKSQSPQTSISLGSALTAPMPIIGRATSSYRMGSLGSQSSAPGSMDMEDTLEQPSANSRARVKSLQQSASTITELVKEKITAGRQLEAFSIQLVILAIWKKALDICHTQAASALEGSPGQGSAEYRRSLSKKQGSSLGKESRLSVNSHQPVDISSQIEREFLREVEYAEELAKVVEPGNTEMPDAIETVFQSALAFGRHGGVEELMGEMESAAALYSKAAQLLVFLLVEAPSLILNPPFSLTNSDRFRLQNYIDILYNRQGYLRSQRLALLKCESQQSPP; translated from the exons ATGGCTCATTCTACAGGGAGAACTCGGGTCGTGGCGGATTATTTGGTTGGTCGGCAAATTGGGTCCGGTTCATTCTCGGTGGTGTGGCATGCTAGACATCGAGTTCATGGAACGGAGGTGGCGATCAAGGAAATTTCCATGAGCCGGCTCAGCAAGAAATTGCAGGATAGTCTCATGTCCGAGATCTTTATCTTGAAGAGGATTAATCATCCTAATATCATCCGATTGTTCGATATTATAGAG GTTCCTGGGAAGATACATCTAGTACTGGAGTACTGCAAAGGTGGTGACCTTTCCTTTTACATCCAGCAGCGCCATGGAAGAATCCCTGAAGCAATTGCTAAGTACTTCATGCAGCAGCTTG CGGCTGGCTTAAAAATCCTCCGTGACAATAATCTTATACACAGAGATCTTAAACCACAG AATCTCCTGCTTTCTACAAGTGGCGACAATTCAGTTTTGAAGATTGCTGATTTTGGATTTGCAAG atctCTGCAACCTAGAGGACTTGCAGAAACCTTGTGTGGCTCACCACTCTACATGGCTCCGGAGATCATGCAACTCCAGAAATATGATGCTAAG GCAGATCTCTGGAGTGTTGGTGCTATATTATTCCAGCTTGTAACAGGAAGAACTCCATTCACAGGAAACAACCAAATACAG TTGCTCCAGAACATTGTCAAATCAACCGAATTACAGTTCCCTTCGGATATTAATGACTTGAGTTTTGACTGCAAGGATTTGTGCAGGAAATTACTGCGTCGTAATCCAG TGGAGCGATTGAcatttgaagaattttttaaGCATCCCTTTCTGTGTGCAAATCAACCTGATGAATCATTGAG AAGTAAGAGGTCATCGAGATTACTGGATGAATTTCCTTTTTCAGAATCTGATCCTGCTAGTAAAATGGAGGAAAATTCACAAGATGATTATCTACCTTTCTCTCTAGATGACGATTCTAGTGGTCCTGAAGGAAGTCCATCCTCTATAAGGAATAGGTCGTCAGTGAAGTCTACTTATGGATTTTCCCCTGATAAAAAAGTTAATAGAGGGACCAGAGATACTACTTCCAGGTACAGCAGCATTCCAGATAAAATGGAAAGTGCTACTCTGATTTCGGATACTCGTGTTCAGTTGGAAAGAGATGTACACTCTGATAGAAGTTTGAACGATGTGTTGAGATCTGTGAACCGACGATCAGTGAATAATCGGCCTAGAG TTGTGGATTCACTGGAGCCGATTGATCAAGATTATGTTATTGTGTCTGGACCCCCCATGGATGATGCCTCATCTACCTTGGCAAGTGGTTCCAAGCCAATTCCTTCTCGCAAATCACAGAGTCCTCAAACATCAATAAGTTTAGGTTCCGCATTGACTGCACCAATGCCTATCATTGGCAGAGCTACTAGCAGCTACCGAATGGGAAGCTTGGGAAGTCAAAGTTCTGCTCCGGGGTCAATGGATATGGAAGATACTTTGGAACAGCCATCTGCAAATTCCAGGGCAAGGGTCAAGTCATTGCAGCAGTCTGCATCTACCATTACAGAATTAGTGAAAGAAAAG atCACTGCAGGTAGACAACTTGAAGCATTCTCAATTCAGCTTGTTATTCTTGCAATATGGAAAAAAGCTCTGGACATATGCCATACGCAGGCTGCTTCAGCTTTAGAAGGAAGTCCAGGCCAAGGCTCTGCAGAATATAGGAGAAGCCTTAGCAAGAAGCAAGGAAGTTCTCTTGGAAAGGAATCTCGTCTTAGTGTTAACTCACATCAGCCAGTGGATATCTCTTCTCAAATTGAGAGGGAGTTTCTTCGGGAAGTTGAATATGCTGAAGAACTTGCCAAGGTTGTTGAGCCTG GTAATACAGAAATGCCAGATGCAATAGAGACAGTATTTCAATCAGCCCTCGCTTTTGGGAGGCATGGAGGC GTGGAGGAGCTCATGGGTGAAATGGAAAGTGCAGCTGCCTTGTATTCGAAAGCTGCACAATTACTGGTTTTCCTTCTTGTGGAAGCACCATCTCTCATTCTAAATCCACCATTTTCACTTACAAATTCCGACCGATTCAGGCTGCAAAATTACATTGATATTCTTTATAACAGGCAAGGTTACTTAAGGTCTCAAAGATTGGCTCTTTTGAAGTGCGAGAGTCAACAAAGTCCTCCCTGA